One window of Liquorilactobacillus nagelii DSM 13675 genomic DNA carries:
- a CDS encoding putative holin-like toxin: MSVSDALQLMLAFGTFIVALIALVVELIKNQQKK; this comes from the coding sequence GTGTCCGTTTCGGACGCTTTACAATTAATGCTGGCTTTCGGTACTTTTATCGTGGCCTTAATCGCATTAGTTGTTGAGTTGATTAAAAATCAGCAAAAAAAATAA